The genomic DNA CATCTTCGGCCCGGGGGACGAGTTCTTCGGGAAGATCCTCCGGGGCCTCGTGTGCGCCCCCCTGCCCTTCGTGCCCCTCATCGGGGATGGGCGTTTCCCCTTCCGGCCCGTGTACGTGGGGGACGTGGCGGAGGCTTTTGCCCGGGCCCTCGAGGGGGAGGTCTTGGGCACCCTTGACCTGGTGGGGCCCAAGGAGTACACCTTCCGGGAGCTTTTGGAGCTCGTCATGGCCACGGTAGGCCGTAAAAAGCCCTTTCTGCCCATCCCCTTGCCCCTCGTGGACCTCCTGGTGCCCCTCCTTTCCCCCTTGCCCTTCGCCCCCATCACCCGCGACCAGTACCTCATGCTCAAAGGGGGGAACACCGCACCCCTGGCCCAACCGCTAAGGGACCTCCTGCCCACCCTGACGCCCCTGGAGGAGGTCCTGCCCAGCTACTTGGCCTGTTCCCAAAACCCCGCCAGGGCCTAGCGCCGCAGGGATCCGTTACGCCCGGTGGTAGCGGTGGAGCGCCACGGCGAGGAAGGCCCCGAGGACCGGGCCAAGGGCCGGTACCCAGGCGTAAGGGCTCGCCGCCCCCTCCACACCAAGGAGCCAGGCGAGGAGCCTGGGGGAGAGGTCCCGGGCGGGGTTCAGGGCGAAGCCCCCAGGCCCCCCGAGCCCATAGCCCACCGCCGCCACGGTGAGGGCGAGCCAGAGGGGGAGGAGGCGCCCGTCCCGTCCGGCAAAGAGGATCACCGCCATGAGGGCAAAGGTGCCGAGGACCTCGGCCACCATGGGCCCTGACCAGCCGTAGAGGGCCTCGGGGGCGGTGCGGAGGAAGCCCGGCCCCGTGCTAAACACGTTGGGAAGGCCCCGGGCTAAAAGGCCATCCCGGTAGGCCAGGTAGGCTCCCAAAGCCCCCAGGAAGCCTCCCAGAAACTGGGCCAGGAGGTAGGTGGGCACGAGGCGCCAGGGGAAGAGACCCCCCAGGGCCAATCCCAGGGTCACGGCGGGGTTCAGGTGGGCCCCGGAGAGCTCCCGGCTCGCCAAAACGCCCACCAGCACCGCAAGCCCCGAGCCCAGGGCCACGGCGTCGTACCCGTAGGCCCCTGGGGACAGGCGGGGCTCGAGGACGGCGTTGGCGGCGCTCCCCACCGTGAGGAGCACCAGGAGGAAGGTGCCCAGCAACTCGCCCAAGAAAGCCCTCTGCCTCAGGATTTGGCCTTTCATTGGACACCCCCAATCCTCCTTGCCTAGCCCGCCGGGTGGGGAAGGGTCGTGGGGGAAAAGCACAGGAGGGGCTCTATCCTTATCCTAACCCGCTCTCCGGGGCTCCCCTCCCAGCGGACCCAGGCCTCTCCCCCGGGCAGGCGCACCCGGCAGAGGACGTCCCCTCGCAGATCCCGGCGTTCCAGCACCACACCCTCCCACTCCCCACCCGGGCGCACCCACTCGTGGCGGAAGGCGAGGACACCCCCTTCGGTGGCGAGGAGGTTGGCCCGTCCGAAGGCGAGGAAGGCCTCCAAGGAGTTGGGGTGGCGGTACACCTCCTGGGGGCTGCCCACCTGGAGGAGCCGGCCTCTGGCCAACACCCCTACACGGTCGGCCAGGAGCATGGCCTCGTCCGGATCGTGGGTGACGTGGATGGCGGTTATTCCCATCTCCTTGAGGAGGGTTCGGACCTCGAGGCGCAACCCCTCCCTAAGGACCGGGTCCAGGGCGCTGTAGGGCTCGTCCAGCAGGATGACCCGGGGCTTGCGGGCGAGGGCCCGGGCCAGGGCCACCCGTTGCCGTTGCCCTCCGGAGAGCTGGTGGGGCCGTTTATGGGCGTGCTCCAAGAGGCCTACCTGCTCCAGGAGGGTCCGGGCCTCCTTAGGGTCCGGCTTGGGCATCACCAGGAGGAGGTGCTCCAGGGCGGTGAGGTGGGGCCATAGCCCTTGGTCCTGGAACACGTAGGCCAGTTGGCGCCGCTCCGGGGGCAGGTGGGTCACATCCCTTCCCCCGATCCACACGCGGCCCCGGTCCAGCGGGATGAGGCCTGCCACCAGGTTCAGGAGGGTGGACTTGCCGCTCCCCGAGGCCCCTAGGAGTACGAACACCTCCCCCTCCTGCACCTCGAGGTCCACCCCTTCCACGCCCCCGCCCGTGGGGAAGCGCTTGCATACCCCCTCAAGCCTCACCATTTCGGCCTCCCCAAGAGGCCCAGGGCGGATAGGGCAAGGAGGATGAGCCCTAGGCTCGCTGCTTCCCGGTAAAGCCCCCCATTGAGGGCGGAGAGGACGGCCACCCCTACGGTCTCTGTCCCAGGGGCGTAGAGAAGGGAGGAGAGGGTAATCTCGGAGAAGGCCAAGGGAAAGATGAGGAAAGCCCCGGCGAAAGCGGAGGGGAGGAGAAGGGGGTACCCCACCCGAAGCCAGGCCTTTGCTGGGGAGAGCCCGTGTATCCGGCCGGCGAGGACCATCCCCTCCACCTTTACCCCTCCCTCCACGGCCCGGAGGGCCAGACTGGCGAAGTTCCAAAGGTAGGCCAGGAGGAGAAGGCCAGGGGTACCATAGAGGGGCGTAGGGGCTAGGACGAGGATGAGCCCGATACCGAGGAGGGTACCCGGCATCAGATAGGCGAGGTCCAACGCTCCCCGCAGGGGCCGAGTGGCCTTGGGAAACGGGCGAAGGAGGAGGGCGAGGCCTAGGAGTACCCCTGTGGCCACCAGGGCCAAAAGGACGGAGTTGAGGAGCCCCTGGCGGACAAGAGGGAGCTCCCAAGCGCGGGCGAAGGCGGGGTCCCAGCCCCCGGTGTAGGGGTTGAGGAGGGCTTCCCGGAGTAGGCCAAGGAGGCCAAGGCCGAGGGCCAAGAGACTGTAGGAGGCGAAGAGTAGGCGGAAGCTCCCCCGTTTCTGCGCGGGTAGGGCTTGGCGAGCCTCTAGGATAGGTGGGCGGGAAAGGAAGACCGCGGGAAGGGCTAAAAGCCCCAGCCAGAGCCCGAGGGCGGCGGCTTCGCCAATGGGGTCCTGGGCTAAAGGGCTTGTCAGGCGGGCGTAGGCCAGGGTGGGGAGGGTGTAGACCCGCTCGGGCAAGCCTAGGACTGCCGGCACGCCGAAGTTTCCGAGAAGGGCCAGGTAGAGCGCACCCCCCGTCACGAGGAGGGAGGGCAGGAGGGCGGGTAGGAAGGCGTAAAGGCGCCTCCAGCCCGTCACCCCGTGGACCCCGGCCGCTTGCAGCAGGGGTAGGGCTGCTTGGACCTGGGGCTTGAGGAGGAGGTAGGCCAAGGGCGTGTAGTGCAGGGTCCAGGCGAGCAGGATGCCCGGCACCCCATACGCCTTTAGTCCCAGCCCTTGGAGGGTAAAGAGGAGGCCCATCCCGGTGACGAACGGAGGGACCAGGTAGGAGAGGAGAAACACACCCTCCCAGAAGCGGCTCACGCCACCCATTAGGGCCAGGTAGGCCAGGGCGAGGCCCAAACCAAGCGCCAGGAGGGTTCCAGAGGCGGCGAGCCCCAAGCTAAGGATTAGCACGTCTAAGTCCTTTGGGGGAAGGAGATGGGGCAGGCCTCTAGGGAGAAGGGCGATTAAGGGCGAGGCAACGAGGAGGGTGAGGGCGAAGGGGATGGGCGGATAGAGGTGCCGGAGTAGGGTCATCTCCGCAGGCCAAAAAGGGCATTGAAGCGCTCTAGGACCTCCCGGCTAGCCTCCGACCCGCGCACGCTGGCCAGGCGTTGGGGGCTTCCTTTGGGCGGAGGAGAACCGGGAATAACGGGGTAGTAACCCCTTTCGGAGAAGATTTGCTGGCCCCGTTCGGAGAGAAGGAAGCGAAGAAATTTTTCTGCCAGGTCTGGTTTGCGGCTCCACGTGGGTATGCCGACGGGGGTAGGGGCGTAGACCGCTCCATCTTTGGGATATACGAGGGTCAGGGGGGCCCCTTCCGCCAGGAGCTGTCGGACCCCGTAATCGTTGGTGATGGCAAGCCCGTATTCGCCTCGGGCTAGCTTCTGTTGAAGTACCGGATTTGAGGCTTCTATGGCTAAGCCGTTCTCCTTAAGCTTTTGCCAAAAGGAGAATCCATAGCGCTCCGTTAGATACCCTAGCTCTACGAGGGCAGGTCCGGAGAAATTGGGATCGGCCATGACCACAAGGTTCTTGTAGCCCGGCCTTGCTAAGTCTGCCCAGGCGGTAGGGGGTGTGGGGACCCTTTTGGGGTTCACAGCGATGATGTTGTGGAGGAGCCGTACCTCATAATAGTAGCCTCCCTCGTAGACGTATTGGGGGGGTAAAGAGGGAAAGGTCGGGGTGACGCGCCGCAGAAGGCCCTTTTGCCGGAGTTCATGGAAAAGCTCGGTGCCAACGCTCCAGATGAGGTCCGGTTGGGGATTGCCCGCTTCCAGTTCGGCACGGATTTTGGCCGCCACTTCCCCTGCTCCCGAGCGAAATACCCGCACCTCCACTTGGGGATAGATTT from Thermus hydrothermalis includes the following:
- a CDS encoding complex I NDUFA9 subunit family protein: MRVFIVGGTGFVGRHVVRRLLEGGHTPIVLARSSRHLPQGTVFVAGDIAREVPDLQGAEAAIYLAGIIRERGQSFRAVHVEGVKNLLTAMREAGVERLLHMSALGARRGTGSRYYETKAEAEELVRQSGLKWTIFRPSLIFGPGDEFFGKILRGLVCAPLPFVPLIGDGRFPFRPVYVGDVAEAFARALEGEVLGTLDLVGPKEYTFRELLELVMATVGRKKPFLPIPLPLVDLLVPLLSPLPFAPITRDQYLMLKGGNTAPLAQPLRDLLPTLTPLEEVLPSYLACSQNPARA
- a CDS encoding MIP/aquaporin family protein; translation: MGELLGTFLLVLLTVGSAANAVLEPRLSPGAYGYDAVALGSGLAVLVGVLASRELSGAHLNPAVTLGLALGGLFPWRLVPTYLLAQFLGGFLGALGAYLAYRDGLLARGLPNVFSTGPGFLRTAPEALYGWSGPMVAEVLGTFALMAVILFAGRDGRLLPLWLALTVAAVGYGLGGPGGFALNPARDLSPRLLAWLLGVEGAASPYAWVPALGPVLGAFLAVALHRYHRA
- a CDS encoding ABC transporter ATP-binding protein, coding for MVRLEGVCKRFPTGGGVEGVDLEVQEGEVFVLLGASGSGKSTLLNLVAGLIPLDRGRVWIGGRDVTHLPPERRQLAYVFQDQGLWPHLTALEHLLLVMPKPDPKEARTLLEQVGLLEHAHKRPHQLSGGQRQRVALARALARKPRVILLDEPYSALDPVLREGLRLEVRTLLKEMGITAIHVTHDPDEAMLLADRVGVLARGRLLQVGSPQEVYRHPNSLEAFLAFGRANLLATEGGVLAFRHEWVRPGGEWEGVVLERRDLRGDVLCRVRLPGGEAWVRWEGSPGERVRIRIEPLLCFSPTTLPHPAG
- a CDS encoding ABC transporter permease gives rise to the protein MTLLRHLYPPIPFALTLLVASPLIALLPRGLPHLLPPKDLDVLILSLGLAASGTLLALGLGLALAYLALMGGVSRFWEGVFLLSYLVPPFVTGMGLLFTLQGLGLKAYGVPGILLAWTLHYTPLAYLLLKPQVQAALPLLQAAGVHGVTGWRRLYAFLPALLPSLLVTGGALYLALLGNFGVPAVLGLPERVYTLPTLAYARLTSPLAQDPIGEAAALGLWLGLLALPAVFLSRPPILEARQALPAQKRGSFRLLFASYSLLALGLGLLGLLREALLNPYTGGWDPAFARAWELPLVRQGLLNSVLLALVATGVLLGLALLLRPFPKATRPLRGALDLAYLMPGTLLGIGLILVLAPTPLYGTPGLLLLAYLWNFASLALRAVEGGVKVEGMVLAGRIHGLSPAKAWLRVGYPLLLPSAFAGAFLIFPLAFSEITLSSLLYAPGTETVGVAVLSALNGGLYREAASLGLILLALSALGLLGRPKW
- a CDS encoding extracellular solute-binding protein, whose product is MRIIGYFRLSLAFLASPLAWGQDAGTLTLYVSGAQLPDVQAIVKGFNQIYPQVEVRVFRSGAGEVAAKIRAELEAGNPQPDLIWSVGTELFHELRQKGLLRRVTPTFPSLPPQYVYEGGYYYEVRLLHNIIAVNPKRVPTPPTAWADLARPGYKNLVVMADPNFSGPALVELGYLTERYGFSFWQKLKENGLAIEASNPVLQQKLARGEYGLAITNDYGVRQLLAEGAPLTLVYPKDGAVYAPTPVGIPTWSRKPDLAEKFLRFLLSERGQQIFSERGYYPVIPGSPPPKGSPQRLASVRGSEASREVLERFNALFGLRR